In Phenylobacterium zucineum HLK1, one DNA window encodes the following:
- a CDS encoding mechanosensitive ion channel family protein codes for MDFDELQGVVLFAIGRTPVTLGGVVAGIAVIVLGFVAARLAGGGIRRLRRRARHGVGALYIVEKLVTYGMVIIAVVIGLSTVGLNLSSLAVFAGAVGVGVGLGLQGVVKEFVSGLVLIFDRALSVGDFVELEDGKRGVVQEVGPRAVRIRTNDNIDLVIPNSKFIEGPVVNWTLHGGTRRIHIPFQVGYGCDRETVRDVVLSAARTVPFTLPETETQKSQVWLVGFGESGLNFELVVWPSLEAVKRPGSVHAAYTWAIAEALEGAGVEVPFPQLDVRLRSLFGREGEAARKALGLEEAAPEPAAEPHPPSVNDAAEDLARPFAGPQDDNAPIFSDPEGTAPGGRRDGPG; via the coding sequence ATGGACTTCGACGAGCTGCAGGGCGTCGTGCTCTTCGCCATCGGCCGCACGCCGGTCACCCTGGGCGGGGTCGTCGCCGGGATCGCGGTCATCGTCCTGGGCTTCGTCGCGGCCCGGCTGGCGGGCGGCGGGATCCGGCGGCTGCGCCGGCGGGCGCGCCACGGCGTCGGCGCCCTCTATATCGTCGAGAAGCTGGTCACCTACGGGATGGTCATCATCGCCGTGGTGATCGGGCTGTCCACCGTCGGCCTCAACCTGTCCTCGCTCGCCGTGTTCGCCGGCGCCGTGGGCGTCGGCGTCGGCCTGGGCCTGCAGGGCGTGGTGAAGGAGTTCGTCTCGGGCCTGGTGCTGATCTTCGACCGCGCGCTGAGCGTCGGGGACTTCGTCGAACTGGAGGACGGCAAGCGCGGCGTGGTCCAGGAGGTCGGGCCGCGGGCGGTGCGCATCCGCACCAACGACAACATCGACCTCGTCATCCCCAATTCGAAGTTCATCGAGGGGCCGGTGGTCAACTGGACCCTGCACGGGGGGACCCGGCGCATCCACATCCCCTTCCAAGTCGGCTACGGCTGCGATCGCGAGACGGTGCGGGACGTGGTGCTGAGCGCCGCCCGGACGGTGCCCTTCACCCTTCCGGAAACCGAGACGCAGAAGAGCCAGGTCTGGCTGGTGGGGTTCGGCGAGTCCGGACTGAACTTCGAGCTGGTCGTCTGGCCAAGCCTCGAGGCGGTGAAACGGCCGGGATCGGTGCATGCCGCCTACACCTGGGCCATCGCCGAGGCGCTCGAAGGCGCCGGCGTCGAGGTCCCGTTCCCGCAGCTCGACGTGCGCCTGCGCAGCCTGTTCGGGCGCGAGGGCGAGGCCGCCCGCAAGGCGCTGGGCCTGGAAGAGGCGGCGCCCGAGCCTGCGGCCGAGCCGCATCCGCCCAGCGTCAATGACGCCGCCGAGGACCTGGCGCGGCCGTTCGCCGGGCCGCAGGACGACAACGCCCCCATCTTCTCGGACCCTGAGGGGACGGCCCCCGGCGGCCGCCGGGACGGCCCGGGGTGA
- a CDS encoding TonB-dependent receptor, which yields MKVSGRNVSRWSMGLLATTMLTAVAAPAAAQTGGPTLEEVVITAQKRSENLQDVPISVQALGTERLDQLQVSDMADYVKFLPNVTIQSGAPGFTTIYMRGVASGENSNHSGPLPSVAVYLDEQPVTTITGPLDIHVYDIERVEVLAGPQGTLYGASSQAGTIRIITNKPSPAGFAAGYDLEVNSVSHGGIGYGAEGFVNQPLGDQAAVRLVGWAIHDAGYIDNEAATLTYPTGPVTIDNADLADDDFNEVDTYGARAALRIDLDENWSITPAIQGQRTEADGAFFYDPGRGRLDTARFRPDRSDDKWFQAAMTIEGTASNLDLVYAGAYMRRWIDSESDYSDYAYFYDTLYGYGAYWTDDAGNPNDISQYIQGKDYFTKQSHEFRVSTPADERLRVTMGLFYQKQTHNIQQRYKIDNLASGVEVTGWPDTIWLTKQLRVDRDLAAFADLGIDVTDKLTINGGIRFFKARNGLEGFFGYGSGYSSRTGEAACFGPEIVEGSPCTNLLQLTEDKGDTYRLNATYDFDDNRMVYLTYSTGYRPGGVNRRGGDPYEPDYLKNLEFGWKTTWLDNRLRWNGAIFKEKWNDYQFSFLGQNGLTIIANGGKAKMKGIETDVSWVLAEGLTVNGAASLIDAELAQDYRADPAGPILAPKGQSLPVTPKFKGNLNVRYEWAMGGYDAHVQGSVVYSGSAYSELRSADRALVGKMPEYTTFDMTAGLTNGSWRVEAFAKNLFDENGQLDRAVACVVCSRVWVTPIRPRIIGVRFGQSF from the coding sequence ATGAAGGTGAGTGGACGAAACGTGTCGCGCTGGTCGATGGGCCTGCTCGCGACGACCATGCTGACGGCCGTCGCGGCGCCTGCCGCCGCGCAGACCGGCGGCCCGACGCTGGAAGAGGTGGTGATCACCGCCCAGAAGCGCAGCGAGAACCTGCAGGACGTGCCGATCAGCGTGCAGGCGCTGGGGACCGAGCGGCTGGACCAGCTGCAGGTCTCGGACATGGCGGATTACGTGAAATTCCTGCCGAACGTGACCATCCAGTCGGGCGCGCCCGGCTTCACGACCATCTACATGCGCGGCGTCGCCTCGGGCGAGAACAGCAACCACTCCGGGCCGCTGCCCAGCGTGGCGGTCTATCTGGACGAGCAGCCGGTGACGACTATCACCGGGCCGCTGGACATCCACGTCTACGACATCGAGCGGGTCGAGGTTCTGGCCGGCCCGCAGGGCACGCTCTACGGCGCGAGCTCTCAGGCGGGCACGATCCGGATCATCACCAACAAGCCCTCGCCCGCGGGCTTCGCGGCCGGCTACGACCTCGAGGTCAACAGCGTCAGCCACGGCGGTATCGGCTATGGCGCCGAAGGCTTCGTGAACCAGCCGCTGGGCGATCAGGCCGCCGTCCGCCTGGTCGGCTGGGCGATCCACGACGCCGGCTACATCGACAACGAGGCGGCGACCCTCACCTATCCGACGGGGCCGGTGACCATCGACAACGCCGACCTCGCCGACGACGACTTCAACGAGGTCGACACCTACGGCGCCCGTGCGGCGCTGCGCATCGACCTGGACGAGAACTGGTCGATCACGCCGGCCATCCAGGGACAGCGGACCGAGGCCGACGGCGCGTTCTTCTACGATCCCGGCCGCGGCCGGCTCGACACCGCCCGCTTCCGGCCCGACCGCTCGGACGACAAGTGGTTCCAGGCGGCCATGACCATCGAGGGGACGGCCTCCAACCTCGATCTCGTCTACGCCGGGGCCTACATGCGGCGCTGGATCGACAGCGAGTCCGACTATTCGGACTACGCCTACTTCTACGACACCCTCTACGGGTACGGCGCCTACTGGACGGACGACGCCGGCAATCCGAACGACATCAGCCAGTACATCCAGGGCAAGGACTACTTCACCAAGCAGTCCCACGAGTTCCGGGTGAGCACGCCGGCGGACGAGCGCCTGCGGGTGACCATGGGCCTCTTCTACCAGAAGCAGACCCACAACATTCAGCAGCGCTACAAGATCGACAACCTGGCCTCGGGCGTCGAGGTGACCGGCTGGCCCGACACCATCTGGCTGACGAAGCAGTTGCGGGTCGATCGCGATCTGGCCGCGTTCGCGGACCTCGGCATCGACGTGACGGACAAGCTGACGATCAACGGCGGCATCCGCTTCTTCAAGGCCCGCAACGGGCTGGAGGGCTTCTTCGGCTACGGCTCGGGCTACAGCTCACGCACCGGCGAGGCGGCCTGCTTCGGCCCCGAGATCGTCGAGGGCAGCCCCTGCACCAACCTGCTGCAGCTCACCGAGGACAAGGGCGACACCTACCGCCTGAACGCGACCTACGACTTCGACGACAACCGGATGGTCTATCTGACCTATTCCACCGGCTATCGTCCCGGCGGGGTCAACCGGCGGGGCGGCGATCCCTACGAGCCCGACTACCTGAAGAACCTGGAGTTCGGCTGGAAGACCACCTGGCTCGACAACCGGCTGCGGTGGAACGGCGCGATCTTCAAGGAGAAGTGGAACGACTACCAGTTCTCGTTCCTGGGGCAGAACGGCCTGACCATCATCGCCAACGGCGGCAAGGCCAAGATGAAGGGGATCGAGACCGACGTCTCGTGGGTGCTGGCCGAAGGGCTGACGGTCAACGGCGCAGCCAGCCTGATCGACGCCGAGCTGGCCCAGGACTACCGGGCCGATCCCGCGGGGCCCATCCTGGCGCCCAAGGGCCAGTCCCTGCCGGTGACGCCGAAGTTCAAGGGCAACCTGAACGTCCGCTACGAGTGGGCGATGGGGGGCTACGACGCCCACGTCCAGGGTTCGGTCGTCTATTCGGGCTCGGCCTATTCCGAGCTGCGGAGCGCCGACCGGGCCCTCGTCGGCAAGATGCCCGAGTACACCACCTTCGACATGACCGCGGGCCTCACCAACGGCTCGTGGCGCGTGGAGGCCTTCGCCAAGAACCTGTTCGACGAGAACGGCCAGCTCGACCGCGCGGTCGCCTGCGTGGTCTGCTCCCGCGTCTGGGTGACGCCGATCCGGCCACGGATCATCGGCGTGCGGTTCGGCCAGTCGTTCTAG
- a CDS encoding helix-turn-helix domain-containing protein → MSAKLFVGPQVRSLRQEQGLKLQACAARLGISVSYLSQIEANQRPVTSRVLASIAEVFGVAPEVFEAREDERLIADLREAVAESAHPGAPVGLSEIRRVALQAPAFARRFLDLHRANQRLTERLNLTEEAVALDEATAASSLLPYEEVREFFHDLDNYVDRLDRATEDLAEAIGLADGEAPDERIVGWLKARQGVTVVRGAPGEVMRRYDPETRTLWVNPRQPPETQTFQLAYHLAAADLSAVIEAELARARFRTAEAVDVCRVGLGNYAAGALLMPYRRFHTAARALRHDVEALGLAFHTSLEQVCHRLSNLQRPGLRGVPIFFVRMDYAGNITKRHSATRLRFARFGGACPLWNVHQAVGAPDRFLVQVAEMPDGARYLSVARSVAKPSGSYLEPDRHFVLGFGCEIAHADQLVYSAGVDLAGPAARIGVSCRICERNDCPQRAFPPVDRPLRVPPHERRTVPFRLD, encoded by the coding sequence ATGTCTGCCAAGCTGTTCGTTGGCCCGCAGGTGCGCAGCCTCCGCCAGGAGCAGGGGCTGAAGCTGCAGGCCTGCGCCGCGCGGCTGGGCATCTCGGTCAGCTACCTGTCCCAGATCGAGGCCAACCAGCGGCCGGTCACCTCGCGGGTGCTGGCGTCCATCGCCGAGGTGTTCGGCGTCGCGCCCGAGGTGTTCGAGGCCCGCGAGGACGAGCGGCTGATCGCCGACCTTCGCGAAGCCGTGGCGGAATCGGCCCATCCCGGCGCGCCGGTCGGCCTGTCCGAGATCCGCCGCGTGGCTCTGCAGGCCCCCGCCTTCGCGCGCCGGTTCCTCGACCTGCACCGGGCCAACCAGCGCCTGACCGAGCGGCTGAACCTGACCGAGGAGGCGGTCGCGCTGGACGAGGCCACCGCCGCCAGTTCGCTGCTGCCCTACGAGGAGGTGCGCGAGTTCTTCCACGACCTCGACAACTACGTCGACCGGCTGGACCGCGCGACCGAGGATCTGGCCGAGGCCATCGGCCTGGCCGACGGCGAGGCGCCGGACGAGCGGATCGTCGGCTGGCTGAAGGCGCGGCAGGGCGTGACGGTGGTGCGCGGCGCGCCCGGCGAGGTGATGCGGCGGTACGATCCCGAGACCCGCACGCTCTGGGTCAATCCGCGCCAGCCGCCCGAGACCCAGACCTTCCAGCTGGCCTACCACCTCGCCGCCGCCGACCTCTCGGCAGTGATCGAGGCCGAGCTTGCCCGGGCCCGCTTCCGCACGGCCGAGGCGGTGGACGTGTGCCGGGTCGGCCTCGGCAACTACGCCGCCGGCGCCCTCCTGATGCCCTACCGGCGCTTCCACACCGCCGCGCGCGCGCTGCGCCACGACGTAGAGGCCCTGGGCCTGGCCTTCCACACCAGCCTCGAGCAGGTCTGCCACCGGCTGTCGAACCTGCAGCGGCCGGGCCTGCGGGGCGTGCCGATCTTCTTCGTGCGGATGGATTACGCCGGCAACATCACCAAGCGCCACTCGGCGACCCGGCTGCGCTTCGCCCGCTTCGGCGGGGCCTGTCCGCTATGGAACGTCCACCAGGCCGTGGGCGCGCCGGACCGCTTCCTAGTGCAGGTGGCCGAGATGCCGGACGGGGCGCGCTACCTCTCGGTCGCCCGCAGCGTGGCCAAGCCGTCGGGCAGCTACCTGGAGCCCGACCGGCACTTCGTCCTGGGCTTCGGCTGCGAGATCGCCCACGCCGACCAACTCGTCTATTCCGCCGGCGTGGACCTGGCCGGCCCGGCGGCCCGGATCGGCGTGAGCTGCCGGATCTGCGAGCGCAACGACTGCCCGCAGCGGGCCTTCCCGCCCGTCGACCGGCCCTTGCGCGTGCCGCCGCACGAGCGGCGCACGGTGCCCTTCCGCCTGGACTAG
- the dgcA gene encoding N-acetyl-D-Glu racemase DgcA has protein sequence MGPDLRLRPERLRLRAPFRISRGVKTHAEVVVVELHQDGQVGLGECVPYARYGETVASVMAQLWGRSPEDLLATLPPGAARNAVDCAAWDLRARLEGRPVAERLGRPAPKPVASAVTISLDSPEDMAAAARAAADAPLLKVKLGAQGSAERLAAVSEAAPGADLIVDPNEGWSRPLLEAMAEPIARHRVVLVEQPLPAAEDAALAGLDYPVPICADESVHTCADLPAAAERYRAVNIKLDKAGGLTEASAMMQQARGVGLKVMVGCMVASSLAIAPALLLAADADFVDLDGPWWLAEDRPGGCRFERGVVLPPQVGFWGEPGARP, from the coding sequence ATGGGTCCCGACCTCCGCCTCCGGCCCGAACGCCTGCGCCTGCGCGCGCCTTTCCGCATCTCGCGCGGGGTGAAGACCCATGCCGAGGTCGTGGTGGTCGAGCTCCATCAGGACGGTCAGGTCGGCCTGGGCGAGTGCGTCCCCTACGCCCGCTACGGCGAGACCGTCGCCTCGGTGATGGCCCAGCTCTGGGGGCGCAGTCCGGAAGACCTGCTGGCCACCCTGCCGCCGGGGGCGGCCCGAAATGCGGTCGACTGCGCCGCCTGGGACCTCCGGGCGCGGCTGGAGGGCCGTCCGGTCGCCGAACGGCTGGGCCGGCCGGCGCCGAAGCCCGTCGCCTCGGCGGTGACCATCAGCCTGGACTCTCCCGAGGACATGGCCGCGGCGGCCCGGGCCGCGGCCGATGCGCCGCTCCTGAAGGTCAAGCTGGGGGCGCAGGGCTCCGCCGAGCGCCTCGCCGCCGTGTCCGAGGCGGCGCCGGGCGCCGACCTGATCGTCGATCCGAACGAAGGCTGGAGCCGGCCGCTGCTGGAGGCGATGGCCGAGCCGATCGCCCGCCATCGCGTGGTGCTTGTCGAGCAGCCGCTGCCGGCGGCCGAGGACGCCGCGCTCGCCGGCCTGGACTATCCGGTCCCGATCTGCGCCGACGAGAGCGTGCACACCTGCGCCGACCTGCCCGCCGCGGCCGAACGCTACCGGGCCGTCAACATCAAGCTCGACAAGGCCGGCGGCCTTACCGAGGCGTCGGCGATGATGCAGCAGGCAAGGGGGGTGGGCCTGAAGGTGATGGTCGGCTGCATGGTGGCCAGCTCCCTCGCCATCGCGCCGGCCCTGCTGCTGGCGGCCGACGCCGACTTCGTCGATCTGGACGGGCCGTGGTGGCTGGCCGAGGACCGCCCGGGCGGCTGCCGCTTCGAGCGCGGCGTGGTTCTTCCGCCACAGGTGGGCTTCTGGGGCGAGCCGGGCGCCCGGCCATAG
- a CDS encoding helix-turn-helix domain-containing protein, translating to MLGRRGETLHHLPRLGFADACRLFGMTPRALRFYEEKGLIEARRDRLNHRYYDGWTRQKLAWISRLRSVSLSLRDIRQVLEAEQRAGAGSQTALRKLLVRREELAKELAAVDALIPALQGETGGEAAAA from the coding sequence ATGCTCGGACGGCGCGGCGAGACGCTGCATCACCTGCCCAGGCTCGGGTTCGCGGACGCCTGCCGCCTCTTCGGCATGACGCCCCGGGCGCTGCGGTTCTACGAGGAAAAGGGCCTGATCGAGGCCCGCCGGGACCGGCTCAACCACCGCTACTACGACGGCTGGACCCGCCAGAAGCTGGCCTGGATCAGCCGCCTGCGCTCGGTGAGCCTGTCGCTGCGCGACATCCGCCAGGTGCTGGAGGCCGAGCAGCGCGCCGGCGCCGGCTCGCAGACGGCCCTGCGCAAGCTGCTGGTCCGCCGCGAGGAACTGGCCAAGGAGCTGGCCGCCGTGGACGCTCTGATCCCCGCCCTGCAAGGCGAGACGGGGGGCGAGGCCGCCGCGGCCTGA
- a CDS encoding enoyl-CoA hydratase-related protein yields the protein MAAKAYETLLWETDGPVLTITLNRPDKLNAYTGQMGAELADAFRRADEDDGVRVVIVTGAGRGFCAGADISSGAGAFDTSTAGSVAFSAPGKPREEGGGFVGAIFACRKPSIAAVNGAAVGVGATLTLPMDIRIAATDARFGFVFARRGLVPEAGSAWFLPRLVGLPQSLRWCLSGRLIPAEEALAGGLVSEVVEPEALLARAREIALEIAENTAPVSVALTRQMLWKYAAAPDPWELLKLDGPLSMELGAGPDVKEGVAAFLEKRQPVFPGKVSKDIPARAAELVPAAARRNAAS from the coding sequence ATGGCGGCGAAGGCTTACGAGACCCTGCTCTGGGAAACCGACGGCCCGGTGCTGACGATCACCCTGAACCGGCCCGACAAGCTGAACGCCTACACCGGCCAGATGGGCGCCGAACTGGCCGACGCCTTCCGCCGCGCCGACGAGGACGACGGCGTCCGGGTCGTGATCGTGACCGGCGCCGGCCGCGGCTTCTGCGCCGGCGCGGACATCTCGTCGGGCGCCGGCGCCTTTGACACGAGCACCGCAGGGTCGGTGGCCTTCTCCGCCCCCGGCAAGCCGCGCGAGGAGGGCGGCGGGTTCGTGGGGGCCATCTTCGCCTGCCGCAAGCCGTCGATCGCGGCGGTGAACGGCGCCGCCGTCGGCGTCGGCGCGACCCTGACGCTGCCGATGGACATCCGCATCGCCGCCACGGACGCCCGTTTCGGCTTCGTGTTCGCCCGGCGCGGCCTGGTGCCCGAGGCGGGCAGCGCCTGGTTCCTGCCCAGGCTGGTCGGCCTGCCGCAGTCGCTGCGCTGGTGCCTGTCGGGCCGGCTTATTCCAGCCGAGGAGGCGCTGGCCGGCGGCCTCGTCAGCGAGGTGGTCGAACCCGAGGCGCTGCTGGCCAGGGCCCGCGAGATCGCGCTGGAGATCGCCGAGAACACCGCCCCGGTGTCGGTCGCCCTGACCCGCCAGATGCTGTGGAAGTACGCCGCCGCCCCTGATCCCTGGGAGCTGCTGAAGCTGGACGGGCCGCTGTCGATGGAGCTGGGCGCCGGGCCCGACGTCAAGGAAGGCGTCGCCGCCTTCCTGGAGAAGCGCCAGCCGGTCTTCCCCGGCAAGGTGTCGAAGGACATCCCGGCGCGGGCGGCGGAGCTGGTCCCCGCCGCCGCGCGCCGGAACGCCGCCTCCTAG
- a CDS encoding tetratricopeptide repeat-containing sulfotransferase family protein — MGSATADPVGTAPVGTLEVALAHAARLLAQDARLAEEQAREILKAAPEHPQALRLLGAALRRQGDVAGAEAAYLRSVKASVNDPELVVAATALSENRLAAAEQILRGVLKARPTDVAAIRMLAETGMRLGRYDDAEKLLARCLELAPGFTAARHNYATVLYRNNKPVEAIGQLDLLLAGEADNPAYLNLKAAALGRIGEYEGAIELYARVLRTHARHPKTWMSYGHALKTVGRQADAIEAYRRSLALAPQLGEAWWSLANLKTVTFSREDIAAMEAELARTDIGDEDRFHLHFALGKALEDEGRWEASFRHYEQGNALRRRDLGYEADETSLHVKRSKALFTPAFFAERAGQGCPAPDPIFIVGLPRSGSTLVEQILSSHSQVEGTQELPDIIAMAKRLGGLAKRSSAGRYPDVLAELSPADLKALGEEYLARAKVHRKLGRPFFIDKMPNNWAHLGLICLALPNAKIVDARRHPLGCGFSGFKQHFARGQGFTYDLTDIGRYYADYVELMAHFDVVLPGRVHRVIYEQMVTDPEAETRRLLDYCGLPFEEACLRFYENERAVRTASSEQVRKPIFTDAADHWRNYDIWLGPLKAALGPVLNAYPEAPEY; from the coding sequence TTGGGCAGCGCGACCGCAGACCCGGTTGGGACGGCTCCTGTTGGGACGCTCGAGGTCGCCCTTGCGCACGCCGCGCGCCTGCTCGCCCAGGACGCGCGTCTGGCCGAGGAACAGGCGCGGGAGATCCTCAAGGCGGCCCCCGAGCATCCGCAGGCGCTGCGCCTGCTGGGGGCGGCGCTTCGCCGGCAGGGCGACGTTGCGGGCGCGGAGGCGGCCTATCTCCGCTCGGTCAAGGCCTCGGTGAACGATCCCGAGCTGGTCGTCGCGGCGACCGCCCTTTCCGAGAACCGGCTGGCCGCGGCCGAACAGATCCTGCGCGGCGTGCTGAAGGCCCGGCCGACCGACGTGGCCGCCATCCGGATGCTGGCCGAGACCGGCATGCGCCTCGGCCGCTACGACGACGCCGAGAAGCTGCTGGCGCGCTGCCTCGAGCTGGCGCCCGGCTTCACCGCCGCCCGGCACAACTATGCGACGGTGCTCTACCGCAACAACAAGCCCGTCGAGGCGATCGGACAGCTGGACCTGCTCCTGGCGGGCGAGGCGGACAATCCCGCCTACCTGAACCTCAAGGCCGCGGCCCTCGGCCGGATCGGCGAGTACGAGGGGGCGATCGAGCTCTACGCCAGGGTGCTGCGCACCCACGCGCGCCATCCCAAGACCTGGATGAGCTACGGCCACGCGCTGAAGACGGTCGGCCGGCAGGCCGACGCGATCGAGGCCTACCGCAGGAGCCTGGCGCTGGCGCCGCAGCTGGGCGAGGCGTGGTGGAGCCTGGCGAACCTGAAGACGGTGACGTTCTCGAGGGAGGACATCGCCGCCATGGAGGCTGAGCTCGCCCGGACCGACATCGGAGACGAGGACCGCTTCCACCTGCACTTCGCGCTCGGCAAGGCCCTGGAGGACGAGGGCCGCTGGGAGGCGTCCTTCCGCCATTACGAACAGGGCAACGCCCTGCGCCGCCGCGACCTCGGCTACGAGGCCGACGAGACCAGCCTGCACGTGAAGCGCTCGAAGGCGCTGTTCACGCCGGCGTTCTTCGCCGAACGGGCAGGGCAGGGCTGTCCCGCGCCGGATCCGATCTTCATCGTGGGCCTGCCGCGCTCGGGCTCGACGCTGGTCGAGCAGATCCTCTCCAGCCACAGCCAGGTGGAGGGCACCCAGGAGCTGCCCGACATCATCGCCATGGCCAAGCGGCTGGGCGGGCTGGCGAAGCGGTCCTCGGCCGGCCGCTATCCCGACGTGCTGGCCGAGCTGTCGCCCGCCGATCTGAAGGCGCTCGGCGAGGAGTACCTGGCGCGGGCTAAGGTGCACCGGAAGCTGGGGCGGCCGTTCTTCATCGACAAGATGCCCAACAACTGGGCGCACCTGGGGCTGATCTGCCTGGCCCTGCCGAACGCGAAGATCGTGGACGCCCGCCGCCACCCGCTGGGTTGCGGGTTCTCGGGCTTCAAGCAGCACTTCGCCCGCGGCCAGGGCTTCACCTACGACCTGACGGACATCGGCCGCTACTACGCCGACTACGTGGAGCTGATGGCCCACTTCGACGTCGTGCTGCCCGGCCGGGTCCATCGCGTGATCTACGAGCAGATGGTGACCGATCCCGAGGCGGAAACGCGCCGGCTGCTCGACTACTGCGGTCTTCCCTTCGAGGAGGCCTGCCTGCGGTTCTACGAAAACGAGCGGGCGGTGCGGACGGCGAGCTCGGAACAGGTCCGTAAGCCGATCTTTACCGACGCCGCCGACCACTGGCGTAACTACGATATCTGGCTCGGCCCGCTGAAGGCCGCGCTGGGACCTGTGTTGAACGCGTACCCGGAGGCGCCTGAGTACTGA
- a CDS encoding type II secretion system F family protein — MSPQDLMPGGTAAPAVALAVGVANFLAILAVLRALSPKDLVRERARSHARRRNDLRAALLQPRRGARPRSVGLARRLVELLKLNRDGRAGGAAALLVQAGWRSPDAMHVFLALKVLAPLALAAAAWLLAPGVLHDDDPLRRLAATLGGAVAGLYLPRLMLKNAIQKRSLKIQRALPDALDLFVICAEAGLSLDAALARVSREIGPAAPELADELGLTAVELGFLPDRREALLNLTRRVAAPQVRGLVNTLVQTEKYGTPLAQALRVLAAEFRDTRMMKAEEKAARLPATLTVPMIAFILPPLFVVLIGPAIVQVLTTSFR; from the coding sequence ATGAGCCCGCAGGACCTGATGCCCGGCGGGACCGCCGCGCCGGCCGTGGCGCTCGCCGTGGGCGTGGCCAACTTCCTCGCCATCCTGGCGGTGCTGCGGGCGCTCTCCCCCAAGGACCTGGTGCGCGAGCGGGCCCGCAGCCACGCCCGGCGGCGCAACGACCTGCGCGCAGCCCTCCTGCAGCCGCGGCGCGGCGCTCGCCCGCGCTCGGTGGGTCTGGCGCGGCGGCTGGTGGAACTGCTGAAGCTGAACCGCGACGGCCGGGCGGGCGGCGCGGCCGCCCTGCTCGTCCAGGCCGGCTGGCGCTCGCCCGATGCGATGCACGTGTTCCTGGCGCTGAAGGTGCTGGCGCCCCTGGCGCTGGCGGCGGCGGCCTGGCTGCTGGCTCCGGGCGTGCTGCACGACGACGACCCGCTGCGCCGCCTCGCCGCCACGCTGGGCGGCGCGGTGGCCGGGCTCTACCTGCCCCGGCTGATGCTGAAGAACGCCATCCAGAAGCGCAGCCTGAAGATCCAGCGGGCCTTGCCCGACGCCCTGGACCTGTTCGTGATCTGCGCCGAGGCAGGCCTCAGCCTGGACGCCGCCCTCGCCCGCGTCTCGCGCGAGATCGGCCCCGCCGCGCCCGAGCTGGCGGACGAGCTGGGCCTGACGGCGGTGGAGCTCGGCTTCCTGCCGGACCGGCGCGAGGCGCTGCTGAACCTGACCCGCCGGGTCGCCGCGCCTCAGGTGCGGGGCCTGGTGAACACCCTGGTGCAGACCGAGAAGTACGGCACGCCGCTGGCGCAGGCCCTGCGCGTGCTGGCGGCCGAGTTCCGCGACACCCGGATGATGAAGGCCGAGGAGAAGGCCGCGCGGCTGCCGGCCACGCTCACCGTGCCGATGATCGCCTTCATCCTGCCGCCGCTGTTCGTGGTGCTGATCGGCCCCGCGATCGTGCAGGTGCTGACCACCTCGTTCCGCTGA
- a CDS encoding type II secretion system F family protein, translating to MSLPLLMILAGGAMLLAALAGGGGTGKRRLARRARALTEARSAPAVQAARLSLRRPGASRLDALAQRILPRPAVLRARLAATGLPITLGHYAVASVAVGVVFGALALAAGAPPILALLAAAADGLLLPHLGVGILMGRRRGRFLKTFAEAIALIVRGLRAGLPVTETVGVVGREIEGPVGEEFRRVADEVRLGAPIEGAMGEAARRIGLPEFDFLAICLAVQRETGGNLAESLENLEHILRRRQQMRLKIKAMSSEATASALIIGVLPFAMAVLMSIASPDYMRVLFTGPLGRLMIAAGLASLAVGGLIMRKMVRFEI from the coding sequence GTGAGCCTGCCCCTCCTGATGATCCTGGCCGGCGGCGCCATGCTGCTGGCCGCGCTCGCCGGCGGCGGCGGGACGGGCAAGCGCCGGCTGGCCCGTCGGGCCAGGGCGCTGACCGAGGCGCGCAGCGCGCCGGCGGTCCAGGCGGCCAGGCTGTCCCTGCGGCGGCCCGGCGCCTCGCGGCTGGACGCGCTCGCCCAGCGCATCCTGCCCCGACCCGCGGTCCTGCGGGCGCGGCTCGCCGCCACCGGCCTGCCGATCACCCTCGGCCATTACGCTGTGGCCAGCGTCGCGGTGGGCGTGGTCTTCGGGGCCCTGGCGCTCGCCGCGGGCGCGCCGCCGATCCTGGCGCTGCTGGCCGCCGCCGCCGACGGCCTGCTGCTGCCCCACCTGGGCGTCGGGATCCTGATGGGCCGGCGGCGCGGGCGCTTCCTGAAGACCTTCGCCGAGGCCATCGCCCTGATCGTCCGGGGCCTGCGCGCCGGCCTGCCAGTGACCGAGACCGTCGGCGTCGTCGGCCGCGAGATCGAGGGGCCGGTCGGCGAGGAGTTCCGCCGCGTGGCCGACGAAGTGCGCCTGGGCGCGCCGATCGAGGGGGCCATGGGCGAGGCGGCCCGCCGCATCGGCCTGCCCGAGTTCGACTTCCTGGCCATCTGCCTGGCGGTCCAGCGCGAGACCGGCGGCAACCTCGCCGAGTCCCTCGAGAACCTCGAGCACATCCTCCGCCGCCGCCAGCAGATGCGGCTGAAGATCAAGGCCATGTCGTCCGAGGCGACCGCCAGCGCCCTGATCATCGGCGTCCTGCCGTTCGCCATGGCCGTGCTGATGAGCATCGCCAGCCCCGACTACATGCGGGTTCTGTTCACCGGACCGCTGGGCCGGCTGATGATCGCCGCCGGCCTCGCCAGCCTCGCCGTCGGCGGCCTGATCATGCGCAAGATGGTGAGGTTCGAGATATGA